CCGACATCGGGACGTTCACATTCAGGTAATCTGCGTGCTCAAACACGCCTGACTCGACGGTATTCGCGGCGAGGTAGCGGGCGACACGCGCAGGCTCGTCGTATTCTTCGAGATCCGGATCGAACGACTGAAACGCTATATCGCCACCGGGAATGTACATCGAAACTGCGATTGCAGGCGTTTCGAAAAAGGTGGCCTCGACAGCAGCGCTCACCGTTCCGGAACGACCGAGCACGTACGCACCGAGGTTCGCTCCACGGTTGCAGCCCGAGACGACGAGATCGATCTCGGTTTCGATCGCCTGCATCCCGACGACAACGCAATCAGCCGGTGTTCCCTCAACTGCATAGCCTAGTTCGTGCTCCTCGACGGCGACGCGGCTCGACATTGAGCGTCCAACAGCACTCTGGTCGTCGGCAGGGGCGATGGCTGTCACGTCTCCCACTTCCGAGAGCGCTGCATAGAGCGCGCGCA
The nucleotide sequence above comes from Halocatena marina. Encoded proteins:
- the surE gene encoding 5'/3'-nucleotidase SurE, which encodes MNILLTNDDGIEETGLRALYAALSEVGDVTAIAPADDQSAVGRSMSSRVAVEEHELGYAVEGTPADCVVVGMQAIETEIDLVVSGCNRGANLGAYVLGRSGTVSAAVEATFFETPAIAVSMYIPGGDIAFQSFDPDLEEYDEPARVARYLAANTVESGVFEHADYLNVNVPMSAEGPCEMEITEPSSVYAMDAVIDEEHVVLRDRIFDRIDNGNVPDPDGTDRRAVLDGRVSISPLTAPHSMNHHEALDELAAEYS